In one Umezawaea sp. Da 62-37 genomic region, the following are encoded:
- a CDS encoding GNAT family N-acetyltransferase: MTAAPSPRTERLVELTPQELNTRLHEALRLYVLAMDYPLVTVEQRAPMWLAHMLREDWRCVAAIDDRDELVGIGYGYRGSVGQWWHEQVRRGLTAVAGAQAVDEWMDDYYELTELHVLPRAQGRGLGEALLRNLLAGAPTSHVLLSTPEGPSNAWRLYRRVGFVDVLRHYQFTGDPRPFAVLGRELPL; the protein is encoded by the coding sequence ATGACCGCCGCGCCTTCGCCGCGCACCGAGCGGCTCGTGGAACTGACCCCGCAGGAGCTCAACACCCGGCTGCACGAAGCGCTGCGGCTGTACGTGCTGGCGATGGACTACCCGCTGGTGACGGTCGAGCAGCGGGCGCCGATGTGGCTCGCGCACATGCTGCGGGAGGACTGGCGGTGCGTGGCGGCGATCGACGACCGCGACGAGCTGGTGGGGATCGGGTACGGGTACCGCGGGTCCGTGGGGCAGTGGTGGCACGAGCAGGTGCGCCGGGGGTTGACGGCGGTCGCCGGGGCGCAGGCCGTGGACGAGTGGATGGACGACTACTACGAGTTGACGGAGTTGCACGTCCTGCCTCGGGCCCAGGGACGGGGGCTGGGGGAGGCATTGTTGCGGAACCTGTTGGCGGGGGCGCCCACTTCGCATGTGCTGCTGTCTACGCCGGAGGGGCCGAGCAATGCTTGGCGGTTGTACCGGCGGGTGGGGTTCGTGGATGTGTTGAGGCATTACCAGTTCACGGGGGATCCGCGGCCGTTCGCTGTGCTGGGGCGGGAATTGCCGCTGTGA
- a CDS encoding YbaK/EbsC family protein, which translates to MSELAHPGMQKVAAALTEAGHHEAAQGIRVLEDAVRTAAQAAEAVDVPVGAIANSLVFTAIRADVPAPLLVLTSGAHRADTDLLAELAGADRVERAAPDFVREHTGQVIGGVSPIGHPSRIMAFVDTDLEQYPVVWAAGGHPHAVFPTTFAGLVELTGGTPARVAR; encoded by the coding sequence GTGAGCGAACTGGCCCATCCAGGCATGCAGAAGGTCGCCGCGGCACTGACCGAGGCCGGCCACCACGAGGCCGCGCAGGGCATCCGGGTGCTCGAGGACGCGGTCCGCACCGCGGCGCAGGCCGCCGAAGCCGTGGACGTGCCGGTCGGCGCGATCGCGAACAGCCTGGTGTTCACCGCGATCCGCGCGGACGTCCCCGCGCCGCTGCTGGTGCTGACGTCGGGCGCGCACCGCGCCGACACCGACCTGCTGGCCGAACTCGCGGGCGCGGACCGCGTCGAGCGGGCCGCACCGGACTTCGTGCGCGAACACACGGGTCAGGTCATCGGCGGTGTGTCGCCGATCGGCCATCCTTCGCGGATCATGGCGTTCGTGGACACGGACCTGGAGCAGTACCCCGTCGTGTGGGCGGCGGGCGGGCACCCGCACGCGGTGTTCCCGACGACGTTCGCCGGACTGGTCGAACTCACCGGCGGCACGCCCGCGCGGGTCGCCCGATGA
- a CDS encoding maleylpyruvate isomerase N-terminal domain-containing protein: MTKALIDYGRLLDVLAAEAETLATSVEGQRPERQVPACPGLNLGETARHVGSTYRMTLSWLRDGRQPVTWQQNPAPGEDLADFVRAGVEPLLDELAAHEAEDPCGTWWPEESDYGFWARRLAHETTVHRMDVQAAAAIPLDPVADDVVADGVDEVLSLWFVHRLDVLGVRGTRDGVVAVRTAGRVWLASSGQRGSSAWRATPEEAEPADADVTGDPIKVYRWLWGRISDREVEVNGDHDAIAQLWALLRLATK, encoded by the coding sequence GTGACCAAGGCCCTGATCGACTACGGCAGGCTCCTCGACGTGCTCGCGGCCGAGGCCGAGACGCTGGCCACGTCCGTCGAGGGGCAGCGCCCCGAACGCCAGGTGCCCGCCTGCCCCGGCCTCAACCTCGGCGAGACGGCGAGGCACGTCGGCAGCACCTACCGGATGACCCTGTCCTGGTTGCGCGACGGCCGCCAACCCGTGACGTGGCAGCAGAACCCCGCTCCGGGGGAGGACCTGGCGGACTTCGTCCGGGCGGGTGTCGAGCCCCTGCTCGACGAGCTCGCCGCGCACGAGGCGGAGGACCCGTGCGGCACGTGGTGGCCGGAGGAGTCCGACTACGGCTTCTGGGCGCGCAGGCTGGCGCACGAGACGACCGTGCACCGGATGGACGTCCAGGCCGCCGCGGCGATCCCGCTCGACCCGGTGGCCGACGACGTGGTCGCCGACGGCGTGGACGAGGTGCTGTCGCTGTGGTTCGTGCACCGGCTGGACGTGCTGGGCGTCCGCGGCACCAGGGACGGCGTCGTCGCCGTCCGCACCGCTGGCCGCGTCTGGCTCGCCTCGTCCGGCCAACGCGGCTCGTCGGCCTGGCGCGCCACCCCGGAGGAGGCGGAACCGGCCGACGCCGACGTCACCGGCGACCCGATCAAGGTCTACCGGTGGCTGTGGGGCCGCATCTCCGACCGCGAGGTGGAGGTGAACGGCGACCACGACGCCATCGCCCAGCTCTGGGCGCTGCTCCGGCTGGCGACCAAGTGA
- a CDS encoding LysR family transcriptional regulator yields the protein MELRHLRSFSAVARTLNLTRAADELHYAQSSVTEQIQALETELGTPLFDRTGRRLRLTGAGERLVDYAHQVLLLVEEARAAVDEQPGEPAGELVLGALETLCAHRVPVLFTDYRTRWPKVAVTVRQGDRGYLYEAVRGGSVDVALTFGAAPADPALASEVLAHDRLVVVVPPGHRLAALDEVGAEDLRGLGFLATPPGCGFRAMLEDALLGDVVIEAEVASLAAMCGCVASGTGCALVPETAARDHVATGRLVAIPLHGKHSRAAVTMTWLRRSASRPSVAAMLVSARAAFAAQPVA from the coding sequence GTGGAACTGCGCCACCTCCGCTCGTTCAGCGCCGTCGCCCGCACGCTCAACCTCACCCGCGCGGCGGACGAGCTGCACTACGCGCAGTCCAGCGTCACCGAGCAGATCCAGGCGCTGGAGACCGAGCTCGGCACCCCGCTGTTCGACCGCACCGGCCGCAGGCTGCGGCTGACCGGCGCGGGCGAACGGCTGGTCGACTACGCGCACCAGGTGCTGCTGCTGGTCGAGGAGGCGCGGGCCGCGGTCGACGAGCAGCCGGGCGAACCCGCGGGCGAACTGGTGCTCGGCGCGCTGGAAACCCTGTGCGCGCACCGGGTTCCGGTGCTGTTCACCGACTACCGGACCCGCTGGCCCAAGGTCGCGGTCACCGTGCGGCAGGGCGACCGCGGGTACCTCTACGAGGCGGTGCGCGGCGGCTCGGTGGACGTGGCCCTGACCTTCGGCGCGGCGCCTGCGGACCCGGCGCTGGCGAGCGAGGTGCTCGCCCACGACCGGCTCGTGGTCGTCGTGCCGCCCGGCCACCGGCTCGCCGCGCTCGACGAGGTGGGCGCGGAAGACCTGCGCGGCCTGGGTTTCCTGGCCACCCCGCCCGGCTGCGGGTTCCGCGCGATGCTGGAGGACGCCCTGCTCGGCGACGTCGTGATCGAGGCCGAGGTCGCCAGCCTCGCCGCCATGTGCGGCTGCGTCGCCTCGGGCACGGGCTGCGCGCTCGTGCCCGAGACCGCGGCCCGTGACCACGTGGCGACCGGCAGGCTGGTCGCGATCCCGTTGCACGGCAAGCACTCCAGGGCCGCCGTCACGATGACCTGGCTGCGCCGCTCGGCGAGCAGGCCGAGCGTCGCGGCGATGCTGGTCTCGGCACGCGCCGCGTTCGCCGCGCAGCCCGTCGCCTAG
- a CDS encoding MFS transporter, which produces MALSAIGADLGGGLGALQWVSNGYPLAFAALLLSAGAWSDRHGARRVLLIGLCAFAVLSAVTAVAGSIGVLIGLRVLLGVAGALLVPTSLALIATTWAEPVGRARAMGVWAALSGAGLVAGPVVGGLLTDAFGWRSVFLVNVPVALAAVVITVRRAPETPRSPGRGTDVTGQVSAAVALGALTYGLVRAEWTAPDVLGALAVAVAAAVVFVLAQRRPETDRVAPMLPPRLFGDRTFAWGLVAGAIVNFGLSGVLFVLSLSLQGTRGYSASAAGLAFLPLTIPTALNPVLTGRLVAGIGPKIPAVAGFLLMAAGTAAQAATTDPVLSAIGLGLLGFGVSFAVPSLMTAVLGSVPRELAGVGGGAVNAARQTGAVLGVAVLGALLDHDPRTALVTAAAVLVVGAVIAGRAID; this is translated from the coding sequence GTGGCGCTGTCCGCCATCGGCGCCGACCTCGGCGGCGGACTCGGCGCGCTGCAATGGGTCTCCAACGGCTACCCGCTCGCCTTCGCGGCCCTGCTGCTGAGCGCGGGGGCGTGGTCGGACCGCCATGGCGCGCGTCGCGTGCTCCTGATCGGCCTGTGCGCGTTCGCGGTGCTGTCGGCGGTGACCGCGGTCGCCGGGTCGATCGGTGTCCTCATCGGACTGCGAGTGCTGCTCGGCGTCGCGGGCGCGCTCCTGGTCCCGACATCGCTCGCGCTGATCGCCACCACCTGGGCCGAGCCCGTGGGCCGTGCCAGGGCGATGGGCGTGTGGGCCGCGCTCAGCGGCGCGGGCCTGGTCGCGGGCCCGGTCGTCGGCGGCCTGCTCACCGACGCGTTCGGCTGGCGGTCGGTGTTCCTGGTGAACGTGCCGGTCGCGCTGGCCGCCGTCGTGATCACCGTCCGGCGCGCCCCGGAGACCCCGCGCTCGCCGGGGCGCGGCACCGACGTCACCGGGCAGGTCTCGGCCGCCGTCGCGCTGGGCGCGCTCACCTACGGGCTGGTGCGCGCCGAGTGGACCGCCCCCGACGTGCTCGGCGCGCTGGCGGTGGCCGTCGCCGCCGCGGTGGTGTTCGTGCTCGCCCAGCGTCGCCCGGAGACCGACCGGGTGGCGCCGATGCTGCCGCCGCGGCTGTTCGGCGACCGGACGTTCGCCTGGGGTCTGGTCGCGGGCGCGATCGTCAACTTCGGACTGTCCGGCGTCCTCTTCGTCCTGTCGCTGTCGTTGCAGGGCACCCGCGGCTACTCCGCGTCGGCCGCCGGGCTGGCGTTCCTGCCGCTTACCATCCCGACCGCGCTGAACCCGGTCCTCACCGGGCGGCTCGTCGCCGGGATCGGGCCGAAGATTCCGGCGGTGGCGGGTTTCCTACTGATGGCGGCGGGCACGGCCGCGCAGGCGGCGACCACCGATCCGGTGCTCTCGGCGATCGGACTGGGCCTGCTCGGGTTCGGCGTCTCCTTCGCCGTCCCGTCGCTGATGACCGCCGTGCTCGGCTCGGTGCCGAGGGAGCTGGCGGGTGTCGGCGGCGGCGCGGTCAACGCGGCCCGCCAGACCGGCGCAGTGCTGGGCGTCGCCGTCCTGGGCGCGCTGCTCGACCACGACCCCCGCACCGCCCTCGTCACCGCCGCGGCGGTGCTCGTCGTGGGCGCCGTGATCGCGGGGAGGGCCATCGACTAG
- a CDS encoding alkaline phosphatase D family protein encodes MVKLVLGPVLRHVNATSATVWVETDAATEVEIAGHRSRTFRVGELHYALVRIENLEPGTTTEYDVRLDGEVVWPEPDSEFPPCRISTKSDEDLTHRIVFGSCRAAKPVQPATDDKLGPDALDAYALRMSKQPQHDWPDALLLLGDQVYADEPTSKTKEWLRKRRGGKDPVDEVLHFREYAQLYHESWGDPEIRWLMSTVPTSMIFDDHDIRDDWNTSRPWREQMAATSWWPERIRAGLASYWVYQHLGNLGPEELERDDLYAKVLAAGSDTDVQPMLEEFGARADAELDGRKSTWWSYRRDYGRVRLLVIDTRCGRILSGDTRLMVGDEEFDWIERNAEGDYDHLVIGSSLPWLMPHAISHAQSINERAAARPGLRGRFGEQVRQVADLEHWPAFRDSFERLSGFLGRIGRGENAPSTICVLSGDVHHSYAAQAQYAEPTDSAVMQLTCSPVHNDPPKFFRPVFRLAWWPPMGRVLRRLADRAGVPADPLAWTRLTGPHFGNSIAVLEVDGRRARFVLESATPDGRGLVGVADLGLPPA; translated from the coding sequence ATGGTGAAGCTGGTTCTCGGTCCGGTCCTGCGGCACGTCAACGCCACGTCCGCGACGGTGTGGGTGGAGACGGACGCCGCGACCGAGGTGGAGATCGCCGGGCACCGGTCCAGGACGTTCCGGGTCGGCGAGCTGCACTACGCGTTGGTGCGCATCGAGAACCTGGAACCGGGGACCACCACCGAGTACGACGTGCGGCTCGACGGCGAGGTGGTCTGGCCCGAGCCGGACTCGGAGTTCCCGCCGTGCCGGATCAGCACGAAGTCCGATGAGGACCTGACGCACCGGATCGTGTTCGGGTCGTGCCGGGCCGCGAAGCCGGTGCAGCCCGCGACCGACGACAAGCTGGGCCCGGACGCGCTGGACGCCTACGCGCTGCGGATGTCGAAGCAGCCCCAGCACGACTGGCCGGACGCGCTGCTGCTGCTCGGCGACCAGGTGTACGCCGACGAGCCGACGTCGAAGACGAAGGAGTGGCTGCGCAAGCGGCGCGGCGGCAAGGACCCGGTCGACGAGGTGCTGCACTTCCGCGAGTACGCGCAGCTCTACCACGAGTCCTGGGGCGACCCGGAGATCCGCTGGCTGATGTCGACCGTGCCGACGTCGATGATCTTCGACGACCACGACATCCGCGACGACTGGAACACCTCCCGCCCGTGGCGCGAGCAGATGGCCGCGACGTCGTGGTGGCCCGAGCGCATCCGGGCGGGCCTGGCGTCGTACTGGGTGTACCAGCACCTCGGCAACCTCGGGCCGGAGGAACTGGAGCGCGACGACCTGTACGCGAAGGTGCTCGCCGCCGGGTCGGACACCGACGTGCAGCCGATGCTGGAGGAGTTCGGGGCGCGCGCCGACGCCGAGCTGGACGGCAGGAAGTCGACGTGGTGGAGCTACCGCCGCGACTACGGGCGGGTGCGGCTGCTGGTGATCGACACCCGGTGCGGCCGCATCCTGTCGGGCGACACCAGGCTGATGGTCGGCGACGAGGAGTTCGACTGGATCGAGCGCAACGCCGAGGGCGACTACGACCACCTGGTGATCGGCTCGTCGCTGCCGTGGCTGATGCCGCACGCGATCAGCCACGCGCAGTCGATCAACGAGCGCGCGGCCGCCCGACCCGGCCTGCGCGGCCGGTTCGGCGAGCAGGTGCGGCAGGTCGCCGACCTGGAGCACTGGCCCGCGTTCCGCGACTCGTTCGAGCGGCTTTCCGGGTTCCTCGGCCGGATCGGGCGTGGCGAGAACGCGCCCAGCACCATCTGCGTGCTCTCCGGCGACGTGCACCACAGCTACGCCGCCCAGGCCCAGTACGCGGAGCCGACGGACAGCGCCGTCATGCAGCTCACCTGCTCACCGGTGCACAACGACCCGCCGAAGTTCTTCCGCCCGGTGTTCCGGCTGGCCTGGTGGCCGCCGATGGGCCGGGTGCTGCGCAGGCTCGCCGACCGCGCGGGCGTGCCCGCGGACCCGTTGGCCTGGACCAGGTTGACCGGTCCGCACTTCGGCAACTCGATCGCGGTCCTGGAGGTGGACGGGCGGCGGGCCCGGTTCGTCCTGGAGTCCGCGACACCCGACGGCAGGGGGTTGGTCGGGGTCGCGGACCTGGGCCTGCCGCCCGCCTAG